The following proteins are co-located in the Dromiciops gliroides isolate mDroGli1 chromosome 2, mDroGli1.pri, whole genome shotgun sequence genome:
- the IL13 gene encoding interleukin-13 produces MVSFCTRQRRTAWVSHPNHARTLGFHVSGIEAVMGMALWVKGVVLLTCLESYVSSSPILNGTMKEVISQLHSLNKNPKQISCNSSMVWQVDFEKEKLCAALEVLNNITDCQEIQPLKRNMQFLLGNSTRNETCLKVQDTKIQLSRFLKELLNTLLRNNRIKGIVKQSLGDFTQR; encoded by the exons atggtCAGCTTCTGCACGCGACAGCGGAGAACAGCCTGGGTCTCACATCCGAACCACGCTCGGACCCTTGGATtccacgtttctgg GATAGAGGCTGTGATGGGGATGGCTCTGTGGGTGAAAGGGGTCGTTCTTTTGACCTGCCTCGAAAGCTATGTCTCTTCCAGTCCGATCCTGAATGGGACGATGAAAGAAGTCATCTCACAGCTTCATTCTctaaacaaaaaccccaaacag ATATCCTGCAATTCAAGTATGGTGTGGCAAGTcgactttgaaaaagaaaag CTCTGTGCAGCATTGGAGGTCCTAAATAACATTACCGACTGCCAGGAAATCCAACCGCTGAAAAGAAACATGCAGTTTCTCCTGGGCAACAGCACTAGGAAT GAAACTTGCCTCAAGGTTCAAGACACCAAGATCCAGCTGAGTAGGTTCCTGAAAGAGCTCCTAAATACTTTGTTGAGAAATAATAGAATTAAAGGAATAGTCAAACAAAGTCTGGGAGACTTTACCCAAAGATGA